Genomic DNA from Ruminococcus sp. OA3:
GGGGAAACTGGAAAAGGAGGATTACGAGGTTATTGACGGGGCATTTGAACGGGTAGGGATAGGGCATCTGGCAGAGCGTTATTACAGCGAGCTCAGTGACGGTGAAAAACAGAAAGTGATGATCGCCCGGGCACTGGTACAGCAGCCGGAGCTGATCATACTCGATGAGCCCACCAGCCATCTGGATATCCACCATAAAATTGAGATTATACAGATTTTAAATAATCTCTGCCGTACGCTGGGGATTACCGCAATTCTTTCCCTGCATGATATTGACCTGGCCGCAAAAGGCTGTCAGACACTGCTGATGGTCAAGGATGGGAAAGTGATCGCGCAGGGGGCTCCGGAGGACGTTATCAAAAGTGGGACGCTGCAGGAATTGTATAATGTTAAAGGCGCCAGGTACAATGAATTGCTGGGAAGCGTGGAACTGACCGGAAACTATGAGGAAGAAGTCTTTGTAATTCCGGGCTGCGGAACTGCAATTCCCCTGTACAGGAGCCTGGAGAGGGGCGGATACGGTACTGCAAGCGGCGTCCTGCATAAGAATGACGTAGACGCCCAGATAGCTGGTGCCATCTGCAGCCATATTGTGCAGGAGGAGGCGTTTGAACCAATATCAGCAATTCATTTGAAACAGGCGGCAGAAAGAATGAAAGACTGCCGCTTTGTGATTGATTCCGGTTTCCCGTGTGGCTCCATGAACCGGAGAAATCTGGAGCTGATCACACAGGCCGTGAAAAACGGGAGCACCGTGTTATCTATGAGGGAGCAAAAAGAGGGCAGCCGTCTGTTTTCGGATGTATTCCAAGAGATTCATTTCTGCAGCAGTATAGCTGAGTTACTGGAAAATCTGAAACATCAGGGTGCAGAGAATCGCTGCAGAAAATTTGCGTAGGTGAGGATATGAAGCAATTTGGGTCAAACCAGATGGTAAAACTGCAAAATGCCACAGTGATTCGTTTTACAGGAAAACGGAGAGTACTGAGCACTGGTCCGCTGGGCGGAGGTATCAGCGAACATCTCACGGCGGCGTTTAATCTGGATATGAAAGAGAAGGATACCAAAGAGTGCCGGTTGCGCGCAGCCACGTATCCGGAACATATGGCTCTGGCAGCGGAAGAGCTTGGTTTTAAAGCAGAATACACGACAGGGCTGGGGACAGCTGCGTCAATGAAACATACAGCCATAAAAGTCAAGGCATACAGGGAGCTGATAGTTTCTGCTATGGTGACTGCAGGTGTTGACGTCAACGGCGGACGCGCCGGGGATCCGGCTTCGTGGTATGAGACAGAGGACGGATATAACGATGTTTCCCCGGGGACTGTCAATATTTTTCTGGATATCAATGCCGGACTGAGCGATAGTGCCATACTGCAGTCACTGATGGTCTGCACAGAGGCGAAAGCCGCGGCGTTGCAGGAACTTCTGGCACCCAGTCTTTATTCATCGGGTATCGCTACCGGGTCAGGAACGGATGGGGTGGTCATAATCACGGAACCGGAATCGAACCTCGTATTTTCGGACGCCGGAAAGCACAGCAAACTGGGAGAACTGATCGGTCTTGCCGTGCTGGAAGCCGTGAAGGAGGCATTGTTTCTGGAGACAGGTCTGTGTCCGGCGCATCAGCATACGGTGCTGCGGCGGCTGGAAAGATTTGGTGTGACGGAGGATTCTCTTTGGGAGTCTTATCGATGCGGTGATGCGAAAAACAGGATGCCCCGGGAATTATTTGACAGAATCCTGCAGACAATAGACGGTGAAGAGAGCTGTGTGCTGTATACATCTCTGTATGTCCATCTGGCAGATCAGCTGGACTGGGGGATGATAGGGCGGAGGGAAGCCTTACAGACGGCGGATGAACTGCTTGACAAGATGGATATGGGCCTGCCGCATAAGCGAGAAAAAAAGACAGGGAACGGCCGGGAAGAACTGATGGAACATTATGTGACGGGCATCACAGGGAAAATCACCAGGATCTGGGAGGAGAGAAAATGAAAAAAACAAAGTATATCGTGCTGGCAGCATTGTGCATGGCTGTGACATTTACGGGTTGTGGGAAACAGGAGAAAGAGGACACTGCGCAGGAAGAGATCAGTAAAGAAGATCAATATACCTCTGATTTTTCGATTGAGTATCTCGAGGACGGCGTTAAGCTGGTGACAGATGCAGAGGAGCGAAAAATCTATCTTGTGCCGAGAGAGAGCGAGATTCCCGGGGAAGCTGCAGATGAGATGGTGGTCCGCACGCCTGTCGAGCGCGTTGTGTATATGTCCACAACACAGGTCTGTATGCTGCAGGCGCTTGACAGTGAAGAAATCTGGAAATCAATTACGGGAGTTGCAGGAGCAAAGGAAACCTGGACGATCGACGAAGTCATTGAGAGATTTGACGACGGTCAGATACAGGACGTCGGAGGCGACATGGGAGAGCCCGACTATGAGCTGATACAGAGTATGGATCCGGAGCTCGTATTTGTGTATACGGGAAGCAATCCACAGACCGGAGTTATTGAGAAGTTTGAAGAACTTGGGATTCCATACGCCGTGGACAACGAATATATGGAGACGACATATATGGGCAGGCTGGACTGGCTCCGGTTTATTGCAGCTTTCTATAACGAAGATGAATCGGGGGAGGCGGTGATTCAGCAGGCGGCCGGAAATATTGAAGAGATGAAAGAGATGATCGCTGGCGAGGAAAGACCGACGGTATCTTACGGAAGCCTGTTTGACGGTGTGGTATACGTCGCATCCGGTGAGGGATGGATCGCCGATATGATCGAAGATGCAGGCGGCGACTATATTTTTAAAGATATAAAGGCAACAGACACACAGATTTCGCTGGAGGAATTTTATGCCCGGTCTGAGGAGGCAGATATCCTGATCTACTCGACGACGCCGGATTTCACACCGGACCTGGCTTCGGTACTGGCGGAAGCGCCCGTGCTGGAGGATCTGAAGGCTGTTCAGGATGGGAAGATATGGCAACTGGATAACTCGTTCTGGATGAGTGCTGACCAGCCGGATCAGGTAGCACAGGATCTTTCAGCCATATTCCATCCGGATATTTTTCCGGACCGCGAACTCCGGTATTTTGTTCCGCTCTCCTGAAAATACTAAAAAAATGTGTTAAAGCCTCCGGATACCCCATAAAGTGAAATAACGGGGGATCCGGAGGTTTTTGTGCGGAAGAATAAGACTTATAACAAAAAGAAAACAGTCATTGTATTTCTGGCATGTATTCTGATGCTTCTGGGGCTGGCCGGACGCCTGGTCTATCTGATGGTTGTGCGTTCCGATTACTATGCCCGCAAAGCGGATGAGCTGCATGAGCGTGAACGTGATATTAAAGCAGCCAGAGGTAAGATCATCGACTGCAAAGGCGTTGTACTCGCTGATAATCGTGCGGTCTGTACGATATCCGTGATACACAGTCAGATCAAGGAAAAAGACAAAGTTATCAGCATGCTTGTGACAGAACTGGGCCTGACACAGGAAGAAGCCACAAAGCGGGTGGAGAAGGTAAGTTCCATCGAACGGATCAAGACAAATGTACCGAAAGAAACAGGAGACAAAATCCGGGAATATAACCTGGCAGGGGTAAAAGTAGATGAAGATTTTAAGCGATTTTATCCATATGATGAAGTTGCTTCACGCGTGCTCGGCTTCACGGGCGGGGATAACCAGGGGATTATCGGGCTGGAGGTAGCTTACGATTCTGTTCTGGAGGGTATCAATGGCAAAATCATGACGACCACGGATGCCAGAGGTGTGGAGGTGGATGAGATCGGTGAGAGCAGAGTGGAGGCTGTCGCCGGATACAATCTGCATATCAGCATGGACTATAACATTCAAAAATACGTCCAGCAGGCGGCGCTTAAAGTCATGGAAGAAAAAGAGGCGGACCGTGTATCAATCCTGCTGATGAATCCTCAGAACGGGGAAATCTATGCGATGGTAAATGTGCCGGAGTTTGATCTGAATGATCCGTTCACTCTGCCTGAAGGTACCGATATATCCGGGAAGAGTGAAGAACAGATACAGGATCTTCGCAATCAGATGTGGCGTAATGTCTGCATCAATGATACGTATGAGCCGGGGTCCACGTTTAAGATCATTACGGCTTCGGCAGGACTGGAGGAGGGGGTGGTAACACTCGATGATACGTTCAGCTGCCCTGGATTCAGGATTGTGGAAGACCGCAGGATCCACTGTCACAAGCGGGCGGGACATGGCGCGGAGACATTTTTACAGGCGGCAGAAAACTCCTGTAATCCTGTATTTATCGATGTGGGCCTGCGTCTCGGTGTTGATAATTTTTATAAATATTTTAAACAGTTTGGTCTTCTTGAAAAAACCGGGATCGACCTGCCGGGGGAGGCGGCCACGATCATGCATAAAAAAGAAAATGTCGGCCTGGTGGAGCTGGCGACGATTTCGTTCGGCCAGTCTTTTCAGATTACTCCGATCCAGCTGGCTACGACAGCAAGTTCACTGGTCAACGGCGGAACCCGGGTAACTCCGCATTTTGGCGTCGAAGTGCGGGATGATGACGGAGTACTGATCGAGAAACTGAAGTATAAGACAAAGGAACACATCGTGTCCGGCGAAACATCGGAGACAATGCGGTATATCCTTGAAAAAGTGGTGTCGGAAGGTTCAGGGAAAAATGCCTATATTGAAGGATATACGATCGGCGGAAAGACAGCGACTTCCCAGACATTGCCAAGAAGCGCCAATATTTATATCTCCTCATTTCTCGGATTTGCACCTGCTGAGAATCCCAAAGTTCTCGGAATCTGTATCATTCACAATCCGCAGGGTGTCTATTACGGCGGTACGATCGCGGCACCCGTTATGAGGGACATATTTGATAATGTGCTGCCTTACCTGAAAATAGAAAAACAAAGCACCACAAAGCAGACCGATGAAAGCCAAAACAGTTGATTATTCTGTGAAAAGGCATTATACTGTTTGAGGATGCCGCCGGGCATCCTGAGTCACATACCCCGCAGCAGGCTGTCTGGTGTGTGACTCCCGCGACAGTCGCCAAGGTCAGGCGAGAATCTTTTCCCGCGGAAATAAACGAAAGAATGTAATGAGGTGGATTATGGATTTTAAAGCAGTCATTCCGGTAATAATTGCGTTTGTTGTCAGTGTGGTGCTGGCACCTGTCATCATTCCGTTTCTGAGAAAATTGAAGGTGGGGCAGACAGAGAGGGAGGACGGCGTTCAGTCTCATTTGAAGAAGGCAGGGACGCCGACGATGGGAGGACTTATCTTTCTGATCGCGACAACAGTGACTTCACTGTTTTATGTCAGAGACTATCCCAATATTATTCCGATCTTATTTTTGACGCTGGGATTCGGTCTGATAGGATTTCTGGACGATTATCTGAAAGTCGTACTGCGGCGTTCTGATGGGCTTCTGCCGATGCAGAAGATGTTTTTGCAGATTATCGTGACGGCTGTCTTTGCGGTATATATGATACTGTTCACGGATGTAGAACTGACGCTTCTGGTACCGTTTTCCGGAGGCCACTATCTGGACATCGGATGGCTTGCCATACCGCTGATGTTTTTGGCGGTGATCGGAACTGTGAACGGCGTCAACTTCACGGATGGACTGGATGGTCTGGCTTCCAGTGTGACAGTTATGGTCGCAACATTTTTTACCGTCGTTGCGATCGGTAATCACAGTGGTATCGAACCGATCACATGTGCCGTTGTAGGGGGCCTGCTCGGGTTTCTGCTCTTTAATGTATTTCCTGCACGTGTTTTTATGGGGGATACGGGTTCACTTGCCCTGGGCGGGTTCGTGGCAGGGACAGCGTATATGCTTCAGATGCCGCTGTTCATTCTCATCGTTGGGCTGATCTATCTGGTAGAAGTAGCTTCTGTGATGATTCAGGTTACTTATTTTAAAAAGACAGGCGGCAAGAGGATCTTTAAAATGGCGCCGATTCACCATCACTTTGAGCTTTGCGGGTGGTCGGAGACAAGAGTGGTTGCGGTGTTCTCTATCATCACAGCCATATTGTGTCTGACAGCGCTGCTTGCGATATAAAGGAGTATTGAAATGAAGTTAACAGGAAAAAGAGTACTGGTATTTGGCTCCGGCGTCAGTGGGATCGGAGCGGCGGACCTTCTGCACAGGGTACAGGCAGTGCCGGTGATCTATGATGGAAATAAAAATGCGTCCAGGGAAGATATTCTGGACAGGCTGGAACAAAAGGAAAATACAGAAATCGTGCTTGGGCATCTGCCGGATGAAGTACTTGCCTCAGTTGTGCTTGCTGTTCTGAGTCCGGGTGTTCCGACGGATATACCGGAAGTGATCCGGATCAAAGAGAGCAAAATTCCAGTCTGGGGT
This window encodes:
- a CDS encoding penicillin-binding transpeptidase domain-containing protein, with translation MLLGLAGRLVYLMVVRSDYYARKADELHERERDIKAARGKIIDCKGVVLADNRAVCTISVIHSQIKEKDKVISMLVTELGLTQEEATKRVEKVSSIERIKTNVPKETGDKIREYNLAGVKVDEDFKRFYPYDEVASRVLGFTGGDNQGIIGLEVAYDSVLEGINGKIMTTTDARGVEVDEIGESRVEAVAGYNLHISMDYNIQKYVQQAALKVMEEKEADRVSILLMNPQNGEIYAMVNVPEFDLNDPFTLPEGTDISGKSEEQIQDLRNQMWRNVCINDTYEPGSTFKIITASAGLEEGVVTLDDTFSCPGFRIVEDRRIHCHKRAGHGAETFLQAAENSCNPVFIDVGLRLGVDNFYKYFKQFGLLEKTGIDLPGEAATIMHKKENVGLVELATISFGQSFQITPIQLATTASSLVNGGTRVTPHFGVEVRDDDGVLIEKLKYKTKEHIVSGETSETMRYILEKVVSEGSGKNAYIEGYTIGGKTATSQTLPRSANIYISSFLGFAPAENPKVLGICIIHNPQGVYYGGTIAAPVMRDIFDNVLPYLKIEKQSTTKQTDESQNS
- the mraY gene encoding phospho-N-acetylmuramoyl-pentapeptide-transferase, coding for MDFKAVIPVIIAFVVSVVLAPVIIPFLRKLKVGQTEREDGVQSHLKKAGTPTMGGLIFLIATTVTSLFYVRDYPNIIPILFLTLGFGLIGFLDDYLKVVLRRSDGLLPMQKMFLQIIVTAVFAVYMILFTDVELTLLVPFSGGHYLDIGWLAIPLMFLAVIGTVNGVNFTDGLDGLASSVTVMVATFFTVVAIGNHSGIEPITCAVVGGLLGFLLFNVFPARVFMGDTGSLALGGFVAGTAYMLQMPLFILIVGLIYLVEVASVMIQVTYFKKTGGKRIFKMAPIHHHFELCGWSETRVVAVFSIITAILCLTALLAI
- a CDS encoding ABC transporter ATP-binding protein, whose amino-acid sequence is MKNELIVNAVQVNAGYESKTVVEGVNLEGLKGQMICLLGPNGAGKSTILRTLSGLLAPVSGIVQIDGKDISSLRENALAKKLAVVLTEQSAPALMTVYELVSMGRYPHTNFWGKLEKEDYEVIDGAFERVGIGHLAERYYSELSDGEKQKVMIARALVQQPELIILDEPTSHLDIHHKIEIIQILNNLCRTLGITAILSLHDIDLAAKGCQTLLMVKDGKVIAQGAPEDVIKSGTLQELYNVKGARYNELLGSVELTGNYEEEVFVIPGCGTAIPLYRSLERGGYGTASGVLHKNDVDAQIAGAICSHIVQEEAFEPISAIHLKQAAERMKDCRFVIDSGFPCGSMNRRNLELITQAVKNGSTVLSMREQKEGSRLFSDVFQEIHFCSSIAELLENLKHQGAENRCRKFA
- a CDS encoding ABC transporter substrate-binding protein; this translates as MKKTKYIVLAALCMAVTFTGCGKQEKEDTAQEEISKEDQYTSDFSIEYLEDGVKLVTDAEERKIYLVPRESEIPGEAADEMVVRTPVERVVYMSTTQVCMLQALDSEEIWKSITGVAGAKETWTIDEVIERFDDGQIQDVGGDMGEPDYELIQSMDPELVFVYTGSNPQTGVIEKFEELGIPYAVDNEYMETTYMGRLDWLRFIAAFYNEDESGEAVIQQAAGNIEEMKEMIAGEERPTVSYGSLFDGVVYVASGEGWIADMIEDAGGDYIFKDIKATDTQISLEEFYARSEEADILIYSTTPDFTPDLASVLAEAPVLEDLKAVQDGKIWQLDNSFWMSADQPDQVAQDLSAIFHPDIFPDRELRYFVPLS
- a CDS encoding adenosylcobinamide amidohydrolase; the encoded protein is MKQFGSNQMVKLQNATVIRFTGKRRVLSTGPLGGGISEHLTAAFNLDMKEKDTKECRLRAATYPEHMALAAEELGFKAEYTTGLGTAASMKHTAIKVKAYRELIVSAMVTAGVDVNGGRAGDPASWYETEDGYNDVSPGTVNIFLDINAGLSDSAILQSLMVCTEAKAAALQELLAPSLYSSGIATGSGTDGVVIITEPESNLVFSDAGKHSKLGELIGLAVLEAVKEALFLETGLCPAHQHTVLRRLERFGVTEDSLWESYRCGDAKNRMPRELFDRILQTIDGEESCVLYTSLYVHLADQLDWGMIGRREALQTADELLDKMDMGLPHKREKKTGNGREELMEHYVTGITGKITRIWEERK